One stretch of Salarias fasciatus chromosome 19, fSalaFa1.1, whole genome shotgun sequence DNA includes these proteins:
- the LOC115406535 gene encoding interferon-inducible GTPase 5-like, whose product MEGQWGSSIHEQHRQIQEAMKTNPTQGIAKIKEYLGKQNNTPLNIAITGETGSGKSTFINAFRGINNSDEGAAPTGVVETTTEVEPYPHPNLPNVTLWDLPGVGTPNFPADEYLKKVGFERFDFFIIIAACRFKENDVKLALEIKRMGRKFYFLCSKIDIDMYNEERSQRNFDKQKTLKAIRDNCIKGLRGQGIEAPQVFLVSSFELHQFDFLLLQETLERELPEHKRNAFVCALPNISKEIMKKKKDAYQAQIKYHALLSSGVAAVPLPGLSVAVDLALVAGVVTQYVIGFRLDKESLKRLSDSSGVPYSELVSVMTSQLGATTITPQLIQKLLSQIPRILALIAAEEVSRFLIVIGTPVSMILSGVSTYKILKFFLDLVADDAQRVFEKVVKETTEV is encoded by the exons ATGGAAGGTCAGTGGGGCTCCAGTATTCATGAACAACACAGACAAATTCAAGAAGCAATGAAGACGAATCCTACTCAAGGAATTGCAAAGATCAAAGAGTATTTGGGGAAGCAGAACAACACTCCACTGAACATCGCCATCACTGGAGAAACTGGCTCTGGAAAATCCACCTTCATTAATGCTTTCAGAGGCATAAACAACAGCGATGAAGGAGCCGCTCCAACTGGAGTTGTTGAAACCACCACAGAGGTCGAACCGTACCCTCATCCGAACCTCCCCAATGTCACATTATGGGATCTCCCTGGTGTTGGAACCCCCAACTTTCCAGCTGATGAGTACTTGAAGAAGGTTGGATTTGAGAGGTTTgacttcttcatcatcatcgcAGCCTGTCGATTCAAAGAAAACGATGTGAAACTCGCTCTGGAGATCAAGAGGATGGGGAGAAAGTTCTACTTTCTTTGTTCAAAGATCGACATTGATATGTACAATGAGGAAAGAAGTCAGAGAAATTTTGACAAACAGAAGACTCTCAAAGCCATCAGAGATAACTGCATTAAAG GTCTTCGTGGTCAAGGCATTGAGGCTCCACAGGTCTTCCTGGTGTCCAGCTTTGAGCTCCACCAGTTTGATTTCCTTTTGTTACAGGAGACATTAGAGAGAGAGCTTCCTGAACACAAGAGGAACGCTTTTGTGTGTGCTTTGCCCAATATCAGCAAGGAgatcatgaagaagaagaaggatgcTTACCAAGCACAAATCAAGTATCATGCTTTGTTGTCTTCTGGTGTAGCAGCTGTACCGCTCCCTGGACTGTCTGTTGCTGTTGATCTGGCCTTGGTGGCAGGTGTTGTCACGCAATATGTGATCGGGTTCAGGCTTGATAAGGAGTCACTGAAGAGGCTTTCTGACTCCTCAGGTGTGCCGTACTCTGAGCTTGTTTCTGTCATGACTTCACAACTGGGGGCAACGACAATCACCCCTCAACTCATCCAGAAGCTGTTGAGCCAAATTCCAAGAATATTAGCATTAATAGCTGCAGAGGAAGTATCCAGATTCCTTATTGTTATTGGGACTCCAGTATCCATGATCCTCTCTGGTGTTTCCACTTACAAAATTCTGAAGTTTTTTCTCGACTTGGTTGCTGATGATGCTCAGAGAGTGTTTGAAAAGGTCGTTAAAGAAACCACTGAAGTGTGA